Genomic DNA from Polyodon spathula isolate WHYD16114869_AA chromosome 8, ASM1765450v1, whole genome shotgun sequence:
GACGATCACAGGCGCAGGTGCATTATTCagagtttgtaaaaaaattatttagttttgtaaaaaaattacgacaaaaaaaaaaattggttttataCAACACATGCAATACTGTATCTGCAGGAACCCCCCACGTCCCAACAGACAGAAGCAATACTACTGCAAATACTGCATAGGCttgcatccacacacacacacacactctacataTTCATCTATTCACAGCTCCTCAGGTAAGCGAGCGAGCGCCAGCCCCCCCAGTTCTCTCCTCTCCCGGGGGGGGGGGCCTAATTACAGAGCCAGAGCTGCTCCACTTAAGAGCTGTGGCCCACTCCACACCGAGTCTGAAGAGATCTTACTTCACATACTCGCTTTCATCTCAAGAGCTGAACTAGCAGCAGTGGCAGAGCCTCGCTATTTCATTCCCTATCGCAATGGAGCTAAACAACCAGCATCTCGCCTCGCTCTGAAATCCTTCTGCCTATCCACTCTCCCTTTCTCCAGCGCAACCCACTCTGATGCCTGTTGAGGGACGGCAGTAATGAAGGGAAGAGACTCGAGGCTCACACAgggatcatcatcatcattattattattattttcttcttccaATCTCTGCTTCtggcagaaacaaaaaacaggacaaagTTGAGCTGCATACTCCGAGAACACAGCAGACTTGTCTAGTTTAAACTCAATCTTTGGCACggctaaattaaaaaagaaacagtattttTAAGACTGAACGATAAAGTTCAGTAGAAATCCACTCAGCAATGTCTAAACGGTAAATGTGATCTCTTCCtagaactgctttgtgaaactagccTCATTCCATTAACCCCATCCTGGTTATATTAGTGCAGCCAAAATAAACCTCAGCTACATCACCGATATCAGTCATGCCACCACATTATCTGAGCTCATTAAAATCAGAGACAAACTCATTAAGCCTACTGCTGTCGCTCTGCATCTGGGCTGGGCTGTTAAGAAGTGATTCTATTAATATTTCATAAGAAAGCAAAGCAAGATAGGCGAGGCACAGCATTCGGACTGCAGTGAGAAGTTCGGTCGCGTGTCTGCGTGGATATTTTTGTTTGCTTAAGGGCAGGCAGTAGGGAGTTAGACACTCAGATTCCCCAGGAAATGCAACGCGCTCGACTGACTTACTGTACTGGAAGGACAATGAAAACGTTAACTTGACAGTGAATCTCACGGGACGCCTCATGTGGTTCTCAGCTGATCTGCAAGTTCGTTTCCGGGAGGTCCAGACGGGTGGAGTTGTCACACTCCTCTCTGGCTCGGCACATCACACAGACTCCGAACGCACTGAATCTCCAGAACTGTGGGTTCAGGGCGCAAGGGGAGGTGCGTGCTCAGTCACAGCAGGCTTGGCAAATATCGAAACGTGTCAGATTCAGACTTGCCATTACAGAGAGCACGTTATGTTCGCCAGCAAGATTTGAAATGCAGATTCTGCGCTGCAAGTGATTCTTCATGTGCAGAGACCTGCTCTGCTAGGACGGCAGTATTGACCTACATTCAGCTTCAGATCTCCGGCAAAGCCTCAGACACACATCTAAAACAATGACCGAAATACAAGAACATACTGTCCCAGGGAGACAGATTATTagtatttttcaaaaaatgtttatttatataccGTTTAAACAGAACTGTCCAGACTATTCATACCAAAACCTTTAGGCTTCCTTCAGTACTTTCTTTGGTTTAGTTCTGCTATGCAAAGACTTGAAAAAGGCATTGAAAATGTCTGCAAGTCACTCTTCCCCCACACCAATGTgtagatttgatttatttatttttttaactggctGTGTTTGAGACCTCTGTAACAGAGGATCAACAGGAAGCACAGTTTCTTCAGTGCCCATCATGCTTCACTGGCAGCCTCTTCATCTCTTGCATGTCCACCGCACTGTGCCAGACACCCGTTTCTTCTGCTCCCTCGCCACGTCAATCGAGGGTGGTAGTTTTACTGAAGGACGTGGTCCACAGGACCGTGGATCCAGCGAGTGATCACAAGGCACGCTCAGGAAACCCACTGTCTCTGCCAGGGGAGCTGGAGCATGGTCCTTGAGGATTTAGGGTTTGGATTTTtacttgaacaaaataaaaaaacaacacggGTCAGGGGTTATAAGAGACAGCTAGACTCGTTTGCATGTGAAAGGAGTTTTTTCTTTCCTTCAGCTTCAATCCAGTCCAACACACACCAGGTCAGTGGGAGCAGCATGACAAGAATGCTGCTTACAATTGGAAGAATCCTCATCTCAGCCTGTGCCCTTCGATGACAAAGCCTGGAGTAGCCTGCGTGCCCCTTGCCTGCAAGGGTGGCCGTCCCACTGTGGCTTCTCTGGCATGCTGGCACTGGCAGGATCACCGCGGGCGACAGATGCCCTTAGACAGATAAAAGGTCTGGCGATAACAGAGCAACGGATGAGGCCCGCCTGCAGCAACTGTTATGCAGACACACATCCCAGCCTTTCAGTGTGCAACCTCTACTAATACTATGCAGACTATTGCAGGgggagaaattaaaaaaacaaagaacacttAGTTTAAAAGTGAATGCTCAATCCACACAGTGCATGTTGGTTTTGTTTCAAACCTGTTAAACAGAATTTAAACCAGTGTTCATTTTTACTAATATTAAAGCAGTCAGTTACTGTTTGATGAATGTATGAATAatgtgtattaaaatacaaagccCCACCTTGCAGCCCCCAGTACAGAAGTTCAGCATGCATTGAGACTGGGCTCATCAAACTGCTCGAAGACTCCCTGCTTCCACGCCCTCCATTTTACTCCGAGCTCTTCACAATTGCTCTGCGCTTGTAACTAGAACACTAAGAGGAACAGAGTGCTGGGAGCGCCACGATAATGAGGAGGGAGTGCAGACTAACAATCCTGTAAAAACTGCACGTCCACGGGCACGGCCATACCAGAGAATGGCATCACTGCCTCGTGTTGCAGACAGGAATTCAATGACATGACTGCTTGCTAccacctaatatatatatatatatatatatatatatatatatatatatatatatatatatatatatatatatatatatatatatatatacacacacacacacacacacacacacatttttttttcaatttcgaAGCAAAGCACAGACacctgcaatgtgtgtgtgtgtgtgttaccatcACCCCTTGAACCCGGGTCCCTTACCCTGTCCAGGTCAGGATGCACTAGAGCCACGTAGTCGTTGCAGGCGATGACGTTCCCGAGAGCGGACAgcctctcctccactctctggATCTTCACAGACTCTGGCAGGCAGTTCCGGATGTGCTGCAGCTCCTGGTCTGTCGTGTTGTTTGGAACCAGCAGCCCGTGACGATTCCCTGCAGAGACAGAGAACGgataaactaaaaaagaaaaaccccCTACGCTGTTGCAACCTCTGCCCACTGCAGGGCAAAGCTGCTATCTTCCAGGAACCTGTCCCCTGCACTGCTGTCCTGCATCTGCTATAGGACTGGTAACACAAAACGAGTTATTAAAATCCTAAACCCTACAAGCACCCGAAAGTATCAGCAAACACatcattaaaacacagcacagccacaAGAAGCCCCCGTCAATCGCCTGTCGAAACAGACCCTCTCCAAATTACTCTGGAGTCATGGAATATTAATGGCATCATTCTGCAGGCTCTAGTTTGGCAGAGATGCTTGCACTTAAGCCCAAGGAAGCCGAACGGATGTAAATGCTGTTCCTCAATTCAGCTTGTATACAGTGCCGTCAGAGCCAGGCTCTCATTTACTGCATATATGAAATTCCCCAGAGCCTCGCCACattgaaatacatacaaatatatcaGTGTGGCTTGGTGGGGGGAGGGGTGCACTGTACTGTGTTCTGTATCAATCAATACCTCTTACACCAGCCTCCACTTCAGCATCAGCTATGGGGGCACTCAGTGCCCCAGActtgtttcttcttgtttttttttttccattgcgcAGTCGGCCATAGCCGAGACACTCCATCATAAAACGAAAAATTGACGACTCAGATCAATTAAAAATTTCAATTCAACAACTGGGGAGAGGGCAGGTGGGTGGGTGGGGTCTGGGAGCAAGGCTGAACCCCGGAGTGAATACAGAAGTTCGGGGTGCAGCAGTGATAGTTAAGGTGACCCCACCACCACGATGCAGCGATCTGAATTTAACGCTCTGCAAAAATAACGGCTTTCATCATGACTGAGAGACAAATATCAGTAGAAGCTACCTCCTTGGCCCAACGTTTGCTGGATATTTGGTGATGGTAGCAGGGAGGGATTAATTAGACCTCAGTGAAGGGCTTGTTCCACTCTGTCACATTCCATTGTAGCTTCCACATATTGCACTTGGCAGACCTTGTTCCCTTTCAGCTACAGTGCAATACATCAGGACCTCGAAGGAGCCTTTCTGCACCATCTGGTCAATGTGCAAGCGTGCAGGATCGCTTACAGGAGCTGTGGATTTTCTGTAATCATCATAACAATGATGGAGAGCTGTGTCAGTCTAAACTTGTGATTTGTATGGAATCAAAACGCTCTAAATCTTTCACATGCAGGCTCCACTTGACCATGCATGAATGATTCATATATGCAATAAGGGATGGGGTAACAGAACCGCATCTATTActattctgaaataaatacactGCACAGACTGAAATGAGTTGGCACGCATGAGACAGAAAGATCGAACACACTGCTTCATCAATCCTGGAGACCGCCTGAAGGGCTAGTTAAACTCAGACTGGGATGGGGTCTGACTGCAGGAAACTGAATCTCAGCCTTCAAAGTCAGACAGAAAATAGCCGGATTTCTCAGACTCATTTCTTAATAACCCTGTGGGTTATAGTAATGTATGTATTACAATGTAGATAGATTTGCTATAGGTGTGGTGTATCTTTAAATGCTTCTCAACCTGCAGTGTGTAAACCATGATGACAATGCCTGGAAGATGGCATGCGAGTCACACCCCAGCTCCGGGGATCATGAATAATAATCCCACTCTGCTGCCAGCATCACCAGTGATCTCTGTAATACTGGGGATAAAGAAGATGAATCTACACCGCCATCTgaatttaataaacaaagcagCCCTGCTAGTACTGACACGTACCAAACTAAATATACGAGGATTAATGTAATGATGTGCAATAAAGATAAAGGgtctgattaatgtggaagggaCAGGCTGCTCTCTCACCAATGACCTTATACCATGGCATTTCTTACATGCAGCTCTGCTCCACTGACACACAGTTAGGTCTTCTGCTGCATTTTGCCACAGCCTGCAGTTCtgttctgcattcattttcaccTTTTTGGAATCAATAGCCCCTTTTTTGGAAATTAGCCCTGTTCAAGGGCCAGTGCAAGTCCCTCAACTCATCCGAGTGCGTGTGGGATGAATGGGACCCCCCTGTGTCCTCCACAGGGTATTCTGGTGGAACCTGCAcaatgcacacagcagcagctgcacTGCCACAGAACCACCTGTGTATAAGAATAGAGAACTCACCAACACACATTCTTCCAATGATTCTGCATCCCGCTATGGAGGCGTGCACCACAGGTATAGTTTCTGACAGCTCCCCTTCAAAGACGCTGAAATGAAAGGCAAGCACAGTCAAGGAGGTGCCTGCAAGCATATTAACACAGCAGTTACTGGTGTAACCTGCCTCACTCTGAACTGCTTTCTGACCTGGCCAGGCAGAGCCTCACAGCAATGAGTGACGGCTGATCTTACCTATAGAAGTTTTCTGATCCCCCGACCGCTACGAGACAGTACGTGTTGGTCAGTTTGGCAAAGCAGCCAATTTCATTATTCTCAAAGGAAGCACGGACTGCCATGGCTCAGAATGTCCTCTAATCTCACAG
This window encodes:
- the LOC121319462 gene encoding eukaryotic translation initiation factor 6-like, with protein sequence MAVRASFENNEIGCFAKLTNTYCLVAVGGSENFYSVFEGELSETIPVVHASIAGCRIIGRMCVGNRHGLLVPNNTTDQELQHIRNCLPESVKIQRVEERLSALGNVIACNDYVALVHPDLDRETEEILADVLKVEVFRQTVAEQVLVGSYCAFSNQGGLVHPKTSIEDQDELSSLLQVPLVAGTVNRGSEVIAGGMVVNDWCAFCGLDTTSTELSVIESVFRLSEAQPSAIATTMRDSLIDSLT